The following are encoded in a window of Amycolatopsis lexingtonensis genomic DNA:
- a CDS encoding acyltransferase yields the protein MTTAQATLEAPARLTRPGGRAPYLHQIDLFRLITFACVILIHVVGATNFAQDVGANAVETPLHFTREAFFALTGFVLVFQNRGREITPSDFWRRRLPLVATPYLAWTMFFWAFSLVTGTQQPDSLEASMRLLLKDLVTGGAWYHLYFLLVTMQVYLLFPWIMKLLRATEGKHKWLLLGSGVLQVGVTLFMTYQPFGVSYETITHLYATVLPYQFYTLFGAVVAMHFETVHAWVGRHRLLLGGLLVAVLAGTEWCYLHTVHSGTFPQVASDPFQPYLIPWCVTVIAAIYAFTTRWSGRRREGSRGARLVSWAANRSFSIFLVHPLALALLGPAIPHVAERFGAPWLSLIIYLATIALTIVIVEVLRRLPGSRALTGRPRLKVAA from the coding sequence ATGACGACTGCCCAGGCCACTCTCGAAGCTCCCGCCCGGCTCACGAGACCGGGCGGTAGAGCGCCTTACCTCCACCAGATCGACCTGTTCCGGCTCATCACGTTCGCCTGCGTGATCCTCATCCACGTGGTGGGCGCGACGAACTTCGCGCAGGACGTCGGTGCGAACGCCGTCGAGACGCCGCTGCACTTCACGCGTGAGGCGTTCTTCGCGCTGACCGGGTTCGTGCTCGTCTTCCAGAACCGCGGCCGCGAGATCACGCCGTCCGACTTCTGGCGCCGCCGACTGCCGCTGGTCGCCACCCCGTACCTGGCGTGGACGATGTTCTTCTGGGCGTTCTCGCTGGTGACCGGCACGCAGCAGCCGGACTCGCTCGAGGCGTCGATGCGCCTGCTGCTCAAGGACCTCGTCACCGGCGGCGCCTGGTACCACCTGTACTTCCTGCTCGTGACGATGCAGGTGTACCTGCTGTTCCCGTGGATCATGAAGCTGCTGCGGGCGACCGAGGGCAAGCACAAGTGGCTGCTGCTCGGCAGCGGCGTGCTGCAGGTCGGCGTGACGCTGTTCATGACCTACCAGCCGTTCGGCGTCAGCTACGAGACGATCACCCACCTGTACGCCACCGTGCTGCCGTACCAGTTCTACACACTGTTCGGCGCCGTGGTGGCCATGCACTTCGAGACCGTGCACGCCTGGGTCGGCCGGCACCGGCTGCTACTCGGCGGCCTGCTCGTGGCGGTGCTGGCCGGCACCGAGTGGTGCTACCTGCACACCGTCCACAGTGGAACGTTCCCGCAGGTGGCCAGCGACCCGTTCCAGCCGTACCTGATCCCGTGGTGCGTCACCGTCATCGCCGCGATCTACGCGTTCACCACCCGGTGGTCGGGCCGCCGCCGCGAGGGCAGCCGGGGCGCCCGCCTGGTGTCCTGGGCGGCGAACCGGTCGTTCAGCATCTTCCTGGTCCACCCGCTCGCGCTGGCCCTGCTCGGCCCGGCGATCCCGCACGTGGCCGAACGCTTCGGCGCGCCATGGCTGAGCCTGATCATCTACCTGGCGACGATCGCGCTGACGATCGTGATCGTCGAGGTGCTGCGGCGGCTGCCGGGCAGCCGCGCGCTCACCGGCCGTCCCCGGCTGAAGGTCGCGGCCTGA
- a CDS encoding CTP synthase, producing the protein MGLQSRATKYVFVTGGVASSLGKGLTASSLGQLLTARGLRVTMQKLDPYLNVDPGTMNPFQHGEVFVTDDGAETDLDIGHYERFLDRDLDGKANVTTGQVYSEVIAKERRGEYLGDTVQVIPHITDEIKARITAAAVPDETGQAPDVVITEVGGTVGDIESLPFLEACRQVRHDVGRDHCFFLHVSLVPYLAPSGELKTKPTQHSVAALRNIGIQPDALVCRADREIPEDLKRKIGLMCDVDTEAVIACPDARSIYDIPKVLHGEALDAYVVRRLGLPFRDVDWTVWGDLLDRVHNPNEVVRIAVVGKYIDLPDAYLSVTEALRAGGFAHRAKVEIVWVASDDAQTASGAASVLSDVDGVLIPGGFGIRGIEGKVGAIEYARTRGVPLLGLCLGLQCMVIEAARNLAGIEDAGSSEFDENTKHPVISTMADQRDVVAGERDMGGTMRLGAYPAKLKPGSQAAKAYGTTEVSERHRHRYEVNNAYRKQLSDAGLVFSGTSPDDHLVEFVELPADKHPFFVGTQAHPELKSRPTRPHPLFSAFVKAVVDRKVAERLPVELPEAPVAAR; encoded by the coding sequence GTGGGACTTCAGTCACGGGCAACCAAGTACGTCTTTGTCACCGGAGGCGTCGCCTCCTCTCTGGGTAAGGGACTAACGGCTTCCAGCCTCGGTCAGCTCCTTACCGCACGCGGGCTTCGCGTCACGATGCAGAAGCTCGACCCCTATCTCAACGTCGACCCCGGGACGATGAACCCGTTCCAGCACGGTGAGGTGTTCGTCACCGACGACGGCGCCGAGACCGACCTCGACATCGGGCACTACGAGCGGTTCCTCGACCGCGATCTCGACGGCAAGGCCAACGTCACGACCGGCCAGGTCTACTCCGAGGTGATCGCCAAGGAACGCCGCGGGGAGTACCTCGGCGACACGGTGCAGGTCATCCCGCACATCACCGACGAGATCAAGGCCCGGATCACCGCGGCCGCGGTGCCCGACGAGACCGGCCAGGCGCCGGACGTCGTCATCACCGAGGTCGGCGGCACGGTCGGCGACATCGAGTCCCTGCCGTTCCTGGAGGCCTGCCGCCAGGTCCGCCACGACGTCGGCCGCGACCACTGCTTCTTCCTGCACGTCTCGCTGGTGCCGTACCTGGCGCCGTCGGGCGAGCTCAAGACGAAGCCGACCCAGCACTCGGTCGCCGCGCTGCGCAACATCGGCATCCAGCCCGACGCGCTGGTCTGCCGGGCCGACCGCGAGATCCCCGAGGACCTCAAGCGCAAGATCGGCCTGATGTGCGACGTCGACACCGAGGCCGTCATCGCCTGCCCGGACGCGCGGTCGATCTACGACATCCCGAAGGTGCTGCACGGCGAGGCGCTCGACGCCTACGTCGTCCGCCGCCTCGGGCTGCCGTTCCGCGACGTCGACTGGACGGTGTGGGGCGACCTGCTCGACCGGGTGCACAACCCGAACGAGGTCGTGCGGATCGCGGTCGTCGGCAAGTACATCGATCTGCCGGACGCCTACCTGTCGGTCACCGAGGCCCTGCGCGCGGGCGGGTTCGCCCACCGCGCCAAGGTCGAGATCGTCTGGGTCGCCTCCGACGACGCGCAGACCGCGTCCGGCGCGGCCTCCGTGCTGTCCGATGTGGACGGTGTGCTGATCCCGGGCGGGTTCGGCATCCGCGGCATCGAGGGCAAGGTCGGCGCGATCGAGTACGCCCGCACCCGCGGCGTGCCGCTGCTCGGCCTGTGCCTGGGCCTGCAGTGCATGGTCATCGAGGCGGCCCGGAACCTGGCCGGCATCGAGGACGCGGGCTCGTCGGAGTTCGACGAAAACACCAAGCACCCGGTGATCTCGACCATGGCCGACCAGCGCGACGTCGTCGCGGGCGAGCGGGACATGGGCGGCACCATGCGCCTGGGCGCGTACCCGGCGAAGCTCAAGCCGGGCTCGCAGGCCGCGAAGGCGTACGGCACCACCGAGGTCTCCGAGCGGCACCGGCACCGCTACGAGGTCAACAACGCCTACCGCAAGCAGCTCTCGGACGCGGGGCTCGTGTTCTCGGGCACCTCGCCGGACGACCACCTGGTCGAGTTCGTCGAGCTGCCCGCCGACAAGCACCCGTTCTTCGTCGGCACGCAGGCGCACCCCGAGCTCAAGAGCCGCCCGACCCGGCCGCACCCGCTGTTCAGCGCGTTCGTCAAGGCCGTGGTGGACCGCAAGGTCGCCGAGCGGCTCCCGGTCGAGCTGCCCGAGGCCCCGGTGGCGGCCCGGTGA
- a CDS encoding NUDIX domain-containing protein encodes MTAPGEHEFSVAASRDVHIGRVVGLRIDEVVMPGGDTATREVIEHLGAVAIVALDEDQQVTLIHQYRHPIGHRLWELPAGLIDHVGEDPVDTARRELVEEVGLAASDWVTLVDVAASPGFTDEVVRVFLARGLSDVERDVLGEEEADLVIRKFPLAEAVRMALAGELVNGATVSGVLAAHAVLSSAAPARPADAPWEDRPTAFAKRKES; translated from the coding sequence GTGACCGCGCCCGGCGAGCACGAGTTCAGCGTCGCGGCCAGCCGGGACGTCCACATCGGACGGGTCGTCGGCCTCCGGATCGACGAGGTCGTCATGCCCGGCGGCGACACCGCGACCCGCGAGGTGATCGAGCACCTCGGCGCGGTGGCGATCGTCGCGCTGGACGAAGATCAGCAGGTCACGCTCATCCACCAGTACCGGCACCCGATCGGGCACCGGCTGTGGGAGCTGCCGGCGGGGCTGATCGACCACGTCGGCGAGGACCCGGTGGACACCGCTCGCCGGGAACTGGTCGAGGAGGTCGGGCTGGCCGCGTCGGACTGGGTGACGCTGGTCGACGTCGCGGCGTCGCCCGGGTTCACCGACGAGGTCGTGCGGGTGTTCCTGGCCCGCGGGCTGTCCGATGTGGAGCGTGACGTGCTCGGCGAGGAGGAGGCGGACCTGGTGATCCGCAAGTTCCCGCTGGCCGAGGCGGTGCGGATGGCACTGGCGGGCGAGCTGGTCAACGGCGCCACGGTGTCCGGCGTCCTGGCCGCGCACGCGGTGCTGTCGAGCGCGGCCCCGGCCCGCCCGGCAGATGCGCCGTGGGAGGACCGCCCAACGGCGTTCGCCAAGCGCAAGGAGTCCTGA
- a CDS encoding DUF1707 domain-containing protein, with translation MESDALRIGTAEREEAARLLADHFGMGRITPDEYETRVTDAYAAATLGELRPLFRDLPPPHPGFFGLPPSPMPVYAPPPVPMPMPYAQQPVPYSYRSKTVAGVLQIVLPFGVGRFYTGQIGLGVLQLFVCMITFGFGAIWPIIDGIMLLANGGLDAEGRPLRP, from the coding sequence ATGGAGTCGGACGCGCTCCGCATCGGCACCGCCGAGCGGGAGGAAGCGGCGAGGCTGCTCGCCGACCACTTCGGCATGGGCCGCATCACGCCGGACGAGTACGAGACCCGGGTGACCGACGCCTACGCGGCGGCCACGCTGGGCGAGCTGCGGCCGCTGTTCCGCGACCTGCCGCCGCCCCACCCGGGGTTCTTCGGCCTGCCGCCGTCGCCCATGCCGGTCTACGCGCCGCCGCCCGTCCCCATGCCGATGCCGTACGCCCAGCAGCCGGTGCCCTACTCCTACCGCTCGAAGACGGTGGCCGGGGTGCTGCAGATCGTCCTGCCGTTCGGCGTCGGCCGGTTCTACACCGGCCAGATCGGGCTGGGCGTGCTGCAGCTGTTCGTCTGCATGATCACCTTCGGCTTCGGCGCGATCTGGCCGATCATCGACGGCATCATGCTGCTCGCCAACGGCGGCCTGGACGCCGAAGGCCGCCCGCTGCGCCCCTGA
- the xerD gene encoding site-specific tyrosine recombinase XerD, with protein sequence MIAAYLDHLVVERGTARNTLDSYARDLRRYAAHLDGAGIAKIADVTAAHVTGFGAALREGDGEHQPLAASSAARALVAVRGLHKFAHAEGFTEHNPAREVRPPTPAKRLPKALPVDDVLRLLETPPPDGERPLRDRALLELLYSTGARISEAVGLDLDDVDDAERTVLLDGKGGKQRLVPIGRPALAALHAYTVRARPALAAHGRGTAALFLNARGSRLSRQSAWQVLKDTAGRAGIVAAVSPHTLRHSFATHLLEGGADVRVVQELLGHASVTTTQVYTLVTVNTLREVYATAHPRALG encoded by the coding sequence GTGATCGCCGCGTACCTCGACCACCTGGTCGTCGAACGCGGGACCGCGCGCAACACCCTGGACAGCTACGCCCGTGACCTGCGCCGGTACGCCGCGCACCTGGACGGCGCGGGCATCGCCAAGATCGCCGACGTCACGGCCGCGCACGTCACCGGCTTCGGGGCCGCCCTGCGGGAGGGCGACGGCGAGCACCAGCCGCTGGCCGCGTCGTCGGCCGCGCGGGCGCTGGTCGCCGTGCGGGGCCTGCACAAGTTCGCCCACGCGGAGGGCTTCACCGAGCACAACCCGGCCCGCGAGGTCCGCCCGCCGACGCCGGCGAAGCGGCTGCCCAAGGCCCTGCCGGTCGACGACGTGCTCCGGCTGCTGGAGACCCCGCCACCGGACGGCGAACGCCCGCTGCGCGACCGGGCGCTGTTGGAGCTGCTCTACTCCACCGGGGCCCGGATCTCCGAGGCGGTCGGCCTCGACCTCGACGACGTCGACGACGCCGAGCGCACGGTGCTGCTCGACGGCAAGGGCGGCAAGCAGCGGCTGGTCCCGATCGGGCGGCCCGCGCTCGCCGCGCTGCACGCCTACACCGTCCGCGCCCGGCCGGCGCTGGCCGCGCACGGCCGGGGTACCGCGGCGCTGTTCCTCAACGCCCGCGGCAGCCGCCTCTCGCGGCAGAGCGCGTGGCAGGTGCTCAAGGACACCGCCGGCCGCGCGGGGATCGTGGCCGCCGTCTCGCCGCACACGCTCCGCCACTCCTTCGCCACGCACCTGCTCGAGGGCGGCGCCGACGTCCGCGTCGTCCAGGAACTGCTCGGCCACGCGTCGGTGACGACGACACAGGTGTACACGCTGGTCACGGTCAACACCCTGCGCGAGGTGTACGCGACGGCGCACCCGCGGGCGTTGGGCTAG
- a CDS encoding ParA family protein — MSTPNQPAPSAESAGSAAANLSQATIATPAVHEGDEPQERNGKKVKLEGIGPTGRPIREHPDPAPLDKHGPAKIMAMCNQKGGVGKTTSTINLGAALAEYGRKVLLVDFDPQGALAVGLGIQPHELDHTVYNAIMERSVSATDVLMKTRVDGVDLLPSNIDLSAAEVQLVAEVGREHTLLRVLRPVMNDYDYVLVDCQPSLGLLTVNALTAADGVIIPLECEFFSLRGVALLIDTIEKVQERLNPKLDIVGILATMYDPRTLHSKEVMARVVEAFGETVFDTVINRTVRFPETTVAGEPITTWAPKSAGAAAYRQLAREVIAR; from the coding sequence ATGTCGACACCGAACCAGCCGGCCCCTTCGGCCGAGTCCGCCGGGTCGGCGGCGGCGAACCTCAGCCAGGCCACCATCGCCACGCCCGCGGTCCACGAAGGCGACGAACCGCAGGAGCGCAACGGCAAGAAGGTCAAGCTCGAGGGCATCGGGCCGACCGGCCGCCCGATCCGCGAGCACCCCGATCCGGCGCCGCTGGACAAGCACGGCCCGGCCAAGATCATGGCGATGTGCAACCAGAAGGGCGGCGTCGGCAAGACGACGTCGACCATCAACCTGGGTGCCGCCCTCGCCGAGTACGGCCGCAAGGTGCTGCTCGTCGACTTCGACCCGCAGGGCGCGCTCGCCGTCGGCCTCGGCATCCAGCCGCACGAACTGGACCACACGGTCTACAACGCCATCATGGAGCGCTCGGTCAGCGCCACCGACGTGCTCATGAAAACCCGCGTGGACGGCGTTGACCTGCTGCCGAGCAACATCGACCTGTCCGCGGCGGAGGTCCAGCTCGTCGCTGAGGTAGGGCGCGAGCACACGTTGTTACGGGTCCTTCGTCCGGTCATGAACGACTACGACTATGTTCTTGTGGACTGCCAGCCCTCGCTCGGCCTGCTCACGGTGAACGCGCTGACCGCCGCGGACGGCGTGATCATCCCGCTGGAGTGCGAGTTCTTCAGTCTGCGAGGCGTCGCCCTCCTGATCGACACCATCGAGAAGGTCCAGGAACGCCTCAACCCCAAACTGGACATAGTCGGGATTCTCGCCACCATGTACGACCCGAGAACCCTGCATTCGAAGGAGGTCATGGCTCGCGTGGTGGAGGCATTCGGCGAGACCGTGTTCGACACGGTCATCAACCGCACCGTGCGGTTCCCCGAGACGACGGTCGCGGGTGAGCCGATCACGACCTGGGCGCCCAAGTCGGCCGGCGCGGCGGCGTACCGCCAGCTGGCCCGTGAGGTGATCGCTCGGTGA
- a CDS encoding cobyrinic acid a,c-diamide synthase, with protein MSRRASLPGASELFRITSSPALDLPPQAPPAPAEPAEKAKPAGTGRTEQLARSAAPHGSGRTKHDAKITVYVSGDELVAMEQARLTLRAKHELVVDRGRLVREAVAVLLADFDANGEESVLVQRLRVVGSDGGETEG; from the coding sequence GTGAGCAGGCGCGCTTCCCTGCCCGGAGCGTCGGAACTCTTCAGGATCACCTCCAGTCCCGCCCTCGACCTCCCGCCCCAGGCGCCACCCGCGCCCGCGGAGCCGGCCGAGAAGGCCAAGCCCGCGGGCACCGGCCGGACGGAACAGCTGGCCCGGAGCGCGGCCCCGCACGGGTCCGGCCGGACCAAGCACGACGCGAAGATCACCGTGTACGTCTCCGGGGACGAGCTCGTGGCCATGGAGCAGGCCCGGCTGACGCTGCGCGCCAAGCACGAGCTGGTCGTCGACCGCGGCCGGCTGGTCCGCGAGGCGGTCGCGGTGCTGCTGGCCGACTTCGACGCGAACGGCGAGGAGTCGGTGCTGGTGCAGCGGCTGCGGGTGGTCGGCTCAGACGGCGGCGAAACCGAGGGCTGA
- a CDS encoding segregation and condensation protein A, translated as MDEPAPAPEEQVPEEHQTVHGGMIPEGVNTEELSTSKFKVRLANFEGPFDLLLQLISQHQLDVTEVALHRVTDDFIAYTRALGTEWNLDETTEFLVIAATLLDLKAARLLPAAEVESEDDLALLEARDLLFARVLQYRAYKQVAALFGELEQGALRRYPRSVALEDRFVGLLPEVMLGVTPQKFAEIAVAVFRPKPPPTVSIAHIHMGRISVREHAAILRVMLAERGQATFGELVDDCEHTVEVVARFLALLELYREATVQFEQSEALAELHVRWTGGSKEEASAAAELDRAAGDEEEYG; from the coding sequence ATGGACGAGCCGGCACCGGCTCCGGAGGAACAGGTCCCCGAAGAGCACCAGACGGTGCACGGCGGGATGATCCCCGAAGGCGTCAACACCGAAGAACTGAGCACGTCGAAGTTCAAGGTGCGGCTGGCCAACTTCGAAGGGCCGTTCGACCTGCTGCTGCAGCTCATCTCGCAGCACCAGCTCGACGTCACCGAGGTGGCGCTGCACCGGGTCACCGACGACTTCATCGCGTACACGCGCGCGCTGGGCACCGAGTGGAACCTCGACGAGACGACGGAGTTCCTGGTCATCGCGGCCACGCTCCTGGACTTGAAAGCGGCGCGCCTGCTGCCCGCGGCCGAGGTCGAGAGCGAAGACGACCTGGCGTTGCTGGAAGCCCGCGACCTGCTCTTCGCCCGGGTGCTGCAGTATCGCGCGTACAAGCAGGTGGCGGCGCTGTTCGGCGAGCTGGAACAGGGCGCGCTGCGGCGGTACCCGCGGTCGGTGGCGCTGGAGGACCGGTTCGTCGGGCTGCTGCCCGAGGTGATGCTGGGCGTCACGCCGCAGAAGTTCGCGGAGATCGCGGTGGCGGTGTTCCGGCCGAAGCCGCCGCCGACGGTGTCGATCGCGCACATCCACATGGGCCGCATCTCGGTGCGCGAGCACGCGGCGATCCTGCGGGTGATGCTGGCCGAGCGCGGCCAGGCGACGTTCGGCGAGCTGGTCGACGACTGCGAGCACACGGTGGAGGTCGTCGCGCGCTTCCTGGCGCTGCTGGAGCTCTACCGCGAGGCGACGGTCCAGTTCGAGCAGAGCGAGGCACTGGCGGAACTGCACGTCCGCTGGACGGGCGGCTCGAAGGAAGAAGCCTCCGCGGCGGCCGAGCTGGACCGCGCCGCCGGAGACGAAGAGGAGTACGGGTGA
- the scpB gene encoding SMC-Scp complex subunit ScpB gives MSPENDEAPVTPTGEPAEAAAELALEEALSGEPVDEDGTPVEPVAEPSLSRESDAPEAGEGAAEETQAEPEAELSRESDAPEDEPAPDDPESDLVASGDISLLPDVTSDEALEAALESLLLVVDSPASEELLAETLEQPKARIVVALRTMGQKFTDRTSGIDLRRVGEGWRFYTRDVYAPFVEKLLLDGQRSKLTRAALESLAVIAYRQPVTRARVAAVRGVNVDGVIRTLLARGLIEEMGTDPDTTGTLYVTTELFLERLGLSSLNDLPAIAPLLPEVDTIDDIQ, from the coding sequence GTGAGCCCCGAGAACGACGAAGCACCGGTCACGCCGACGGGCGAACCGGCCGAAGCCGCGGCGGAGCTGGCACTGGAGGAGGCGCTGTCCGGCGAGCCCGTGGACGAGGACGGCACGCCGGTGGAGCCCGTGGCCGAGCCGTCACTTTCACGTGAAAGTGACGCGCCCGAGGCTGGAGAAGGGGCCGCCGAGGAGACTCAGGCCGAGCCGGAGGCGGAGCTTTCACGTGAAAGTGACGCGCCCGAGGACGAGCCCGCCCCCGACGATCCCGAGTCCGACCTGGTCGCCAGCGGGGACATCAGCTTGCTGCCCGACGTCACCTCCGACGAAGCCCTCGAAGCCGCCCTCGAGTCGCTGCTGCTCGTCGTCGACTCGCCGGCCAGTGAGGAGCTGCTCGCCGAAACCCTCGAGCAGCCGAAGGCGCGGATCGTCGTCGCGCTGCGGACCATGGGGCAGAAGTTCACCGACCGGACCTCCGGGATCGACCTGCGGCGCGTCGGTGAAGGGTGGCGGTTCTACACTAGGGACGTCTACGCCCCGTTCGTGGAGAAGCTCCTGCTGGACGGCCAGCGGTCGAAGCTGACCAGGGCCGCGCTGGAGAGCCTCGCCGTGATCGCGTACCGGCAGCCGGTGACCCGGGCCAGGGTCGCCGCGGTGCGCGGTGTGAACGTGGACGGCGTGATCCGGACGCTGCTCGCGCGCGGCCTCATCGAAGAGATGGGGACCGACCCCGACACGACCGGCACGCTGTACGTGACGACCGAGCTGTTCCTGGAGCGACTGGGGCTGTCGTCACTGAACGACCTGCCCGCGATCGCTCCGTTGCTACCCGAAGTGGACACCATCGATGACATCCAGTGA
- a CDS encoding pseudouridine synthase, whose protein sequence is MTSSEHPDGIRLQKVLSQAGVASRRAAEDLIVAGRVEVDGEVVTELGRRVHPDEAVIHVDGTRVNLRDDLIYLALNKPKGVHSTMSDDRGRPCVGDYLAGRYEETPGVVHVGRLDENTEGLLLLTNDGDLGHRLMHPSYRVLKTYLAEVDGLVPRGLGKELRNGWELPDGIIKVDQFRVKDMHSGKSLVELVIHEGKKHIVRRLLKDTGHPVLKLVRTAVGDVQLGNQRVGSIRRLTKGEVGALYRNVEL, encoded by the coding sequence ATGACATCCAGTGAGCACCCCGACGGCATCCGCCTGCAGAAGGTGCTGTCGCAGGCCGGGGTCGCCTCCCGGCGCGCGGCGGAAGACCTCATCGTCGCCGGCCGGGTCGAGGTGGACGGCGAGGTCGTCACCGAGCTGGGCCGCCGGGTGCACCCGGACGAGGCGGTCATCCACGTCGACGGCACCCGGGTGAACCTGCGCGACGACCTGATCTACCTCGCCCTGAACAAGCCCAAGGGCGTGCACTCGACGATGTCGGACGACCGCGGCCGCCCGTGCGTCGGCGACTACCTCGCCGGCCGCTACGAGGAGACGCCCGGGGTCGTGCACGTCGGCCGGCTCGACGAGAACACCGAGGGCCTGCTGCTGCTGACCAACGACGGCGACCTCGGGCACCGGCTGATGCACCCGTCCTACCGGGTGCTCAAGACCTACCTCGCCGAGGTCGACGGCCTCGTGCCGCGCGGGCTCGGCAAGGAGCTGCGCAACGGCTGGGAGCTGCCGGACGGCATCATCAAGGTCGACCAGTTCCGGGTGAAGGACATGCACTCCGGCAAGTCGCTCGTCGAGCTGGTGATCCACGAGGGCAAGAAGCACATCGTGCGCCGCCTGCTCAAGGACACCGGCCACCCGGTGCTCAAGCTGGTCCGGACCGCGGTCGGCGACGTCCAGCTCGGCAACCAGCGCGTCGGCTCGATCCGGCGGCTGACGAAGGGCGAGGTCGGCGCGCTCTACCGCAACGTCGAGCTCTGA
- a CDS encoding SAM-dependent methyltransferase, with protein MTESLPAVSVTAVGVAALRAYESRRPDRLFDDPYAAAFHAAGRALLPISPGETPQGGLGALFARQVAIRTRFYDDYLLAAGCAQVVVLAAGLDARAFRLGWAPGVRLFELDLPEVLAFKDEVLSRQDAVPSCERVVVPADLRGDWAAALRAAGFDPSVPAAWLAEGLLVYLSRDDAEKLLSTVTELSAPGSHVSFEHRSAETRDGLLARAKATPGAERVTRLWQGGLGGKAPEWLRGHGWSPTVVSHAELAAKYDRPGDETLDGFVTARFQSSTLR; from the coding sequence GTGACGGAGTCCCTGCCCGCCGTGAGCGTCACCGCCGTCGGCGTCGCCGCGCTGCGCGCGTACGAAAGCCGCCGCCCGGACCGCCTGTTCGACGACCCGTACGCGGCCGCCTTCCACGCTGCGGGGCGCGCCCTGCTGCCCATCTCGCCGGGCGAGACCCCGCAGGGTGGCCTCGGCGCGCTCTTCGCCCGGCAGGTGGCGATCCGCACCCGGTTCTACGACGATTACCTGCTGGCCGCCGGGTGCGCGCAGGTCGTGGTACTCGCCGCGGGCCTCGACGCGCGCGCGTTCCGGCTCGGCTGGGCGCCGGGTGTGCGGCTGTTCGAGCTCGACCTGCCCGAAGTCCTCGCGTTCAAGGACGAGGTTCTCTCCCGCCAGGACGCCGTGCCGTCGTGCGAGCGGGTGGTGGTCCCGGCCGACCTGCGCGGCGACTGGGCGGCCGCGCTGCGGGCGGCCGGGTTCGATCCGAGCGTCCCGGCCGCGTGGCTCGCCGAGGGCCTGCTGGTCTACCTGTCACGCGACGATGCCGAAAAGCTGCTTTCGACCGTGACCGAGCTGTCGGCGCCGGGGAGCCACGTATCGTTCGAACACCGGTCGGCCGAAACGCGGGACGGCCTGCTGGCCCGCGCCAAGGCCACCCCGGGCGCCGAGCGCGTCACCCGGCTGTGGCAGGGCGGTCTCGGCGGCAAGGCGCCGGAGTGGCTACGCGGCCACGGCTGGTCCCCCACCGTCGTGTCCCACGCCGAGCTGGCCGCGAAGTACGACCGCCCGGGCGACGAGACGCTCGACGGCTTCGTCACCGCCCGGTTTCAGAGCTCGACGTTGCGGTAG